In one Populus nigra chromosome 12, ddPopNigr1.1, whole genome shotgun sequence genomic region, the following are encoded:
- the LOC133669715 gene encoding protein THALLO isoform X2, with the protein MAKKGRSQKKDGSSRSSKRKTRGEYVDPQDMDDDIDSFHKQRDIIRLDVDGDVGELSDDEEEPIFDDEAINNDEDEDDDDSQDTGLAAKIIKQQKFLRAKFGDFDGELQDEEEDEEGAQNILWSGNRSHDYHGGDNRDIELDSSDEALKEEEDEVLKLQRERAKNLSVEDFGLKDDEDESNKELTLGEISNQGKTAKKARLSKEAIDDLGTTFELNKDLNELSRKEQMEIISSSAPELVGLLSELNSTLEELENKVNPLLKKVKVGGIVLESGLRYLEVKQLLLLSYCQTITFYLLLKSEGQPVLDHPVIARLVEIRGLLDKMKQLDENLPSELDEFLKKNPGMQTIESLDREGDGPALTSQSVTRDHELSLLSADTQEPAELCDAIELLKTESLTGSNSKEGKHKRKNDEVGVQSMEMLKVRAALEEKLKQKGAFSSFSSKPDKAQKHRRPVNGRLESHEDYDDDAVDDEKGNHRLSNEHTSLLGSKKLSKLVISKQNKPKVVSGDDDLPMRDDIGERRRKHELRVLADAGVKTEDDAGIRTEDDAGITSEDDLAIESDKNDDMDEDAESSEDDLYEQVKQKRAAKLAAKAEIYTRTSAPPSMPETVDGKRHITYQIEKNRGLTRPRSKLTKNPRKKYRTKHDQAQKRRLGQGPSGPYGGESSGINARISRSIRL; encoded by the exons ATGGCAAAGAAAGGAAGGAGTCAAAAGAAAGACGGTAGCAGCAGAAGCAGTAAGAGAAAAACCCGTGGTGAATATGTTGACCCACAAGACATGGATGATGATATTGATTCCT TTCACAAACAGAGGGATATTATTCGGCTTGATGTAGATGGTGATGTTGGGGAATTAAGTGACGACGAGGAAGAACCTATTTTTGATGATGAG GCTATTAACAATGATGAGGATGAAGACGATGACGACTCCCAAGATACTGGATTGGCTGCGAAAA TTATAAAGCAGCAAAAGTTCTTAAGAGCAAAGTTTGGAGATTTTGATGGTGAATTgcaagatgaagaagaagatgaggaaggagcacaaaatattttatggagTGGGAACAGGAGCCATGATTATCATGGTGGTGATAATCGTGATATCGAG TTAGATTCAAGTGATGAGGCCCTAAAGGAAGAGGAGGATGAGGTATTGAAATtacagagagaaagagcaaaaaaCTTATCAGTGGAAGACTTTGGCcttaaagatgatgaagatgaaagtAACAAGGAGCTAACACTAGGG GAAATCTCAAATCAAGGAAAAACCGCAAAGAAAGCTCGTTTGAGCAAAGAGGCCATTGATGACTTGGGTACAACTTTTGAGCTAAACAAAGATTTGAATGAGCTGTCAAGGAAGGAGCAAATGGAAATTATCTCTAG TTCTGCTCCAGAATTGGTTGGTTTGCTGTCTGAGCTCAATAGCACGCTTGAAGAGCTTGAAAACAAAGTTAATCCACTTTTAAAGAAG GTTAAAGTGGGAGGAATCGTGCTGGAAAGTGGATTGCGCTATCTGGAGGTGAAGCAGCTTCTATTGCTGTCATATTGCCAAACTATTACATTCTATCTTCTTCTGAAGTCTGAAGGGCAGCCAGTTCTTGATCACCCTGTTATAGCTCGCCTTGTAGAGATCAGGGGCTTATTGGACAAG ATGAAGCAACTCGACGAGAATCTACCATCAGAACTCGATGAGTTTCTGAAGAAAAACCCAGGGATGCAGACAATTGAAAGCTTAGATAGAGAAGGTGATGGACCTGCTTTGACATCTCAGTCTGTCACAAGGGACCATGAATTGTCTCTTCTCTCAGCTGATACACAAGAACCAGCAGAG CTTTGTGATGCAATTGAGCTGCTGAAAACAGAGTCTTTAACAGGTAGCAATAGCAAAGAAGGGAAACACAAGCGTAAG AATGATGAAGTTGGTGTACAAAGTATGGAAATGTTGAAAGTAAGAGCTGCCCTGGAGGAAAAATTGAAGCAGAAGGGAGCCTTTAGTTCCTTTTCTTCAAAGCCTGATAAAGCTCAGAAGCATCGAAGACCAGTCAATGG ACGGCTTGAAAGCCATGAAGACTATGATGACGATGCCGTAGATGATGAGAAGGGCAATCATAGATTGAGTAATGAGCATACAAGCTTGTTGGGATCGAAGAAACTTTCCAAACTTGTTATTTCCAAACAGAATAAGCCAAAG GTTGTTTCTGGTGATGATGATTTGCCTATGAGAGATGATATTggagagaggaggaggaagcACGAACTTAGAGTGTTGGCAGATGCTGGAGTTAAGACTGAGGATGATGCTGGAATTAGGACCGAGGATGATGCTGGAATTACGTCTGAGGATGACCTTGCAATTGAGTCTGACAAAAATGATGATATGGATGAAGATGCTGAATCCTCAGAAGATGATTTGTACGAACAAGTGAAGCAAAAACGAGCAGCCAAACTCGCTGCCAAAGCTGAGATTTACACAAG GACCTCAGCACCCCCATCCATGCCTGAAACTGTTGATGGAAAACGTCATATCACTTATCAG ATTGAGAAGAACAGAGGGCTCACACGTCCGCGCAGCAAGTTGACAAAAAATCCAAGGAAGAAATACAGG ACAAAGCATGATCAAGCACAGAAGCGCCGACTAGGGCAAGGACCTTCTGGTCCTTATGGTGGTGAAAGCTCTGGAATCAACGCAAGAATTAGTCGAAGCATCAGACTCTGA
- the LOC133669714 gene encoding large ribosomal subunit protein mL43 isoform X2 gives MAWKGIWQLKKLVVSYCDWGGSSRGIRAFIESNLPAYKDSNPQLEVITELSRGQHPYLKAFYKNKNERVVCVKNLTSEDVHLHATRLRNALGRKVKKLPTRHVTKHPSVQGTWTTDVRF, from the exons ATGGCTTGGAAAGGTATATGGCAGCTGAAAAAGCTGGTTGTGAGCTACTGTGACTGGGGAGGAAGTAGTAGGGGTATCAG GGCCTTCATAGAGTCAAACCTGCCGGCATATAAGGATAGCAATCCACAACTAGAGGTGATCACTGAACTTTCTCGCGGTCAGCATCCATATTTGAAGGCTTTTTACA AGAACAAAAATGAGAGGGTGGTATGTGTGAAGAATTTGACATCAGAAGACGTACATCTTCATGCTACCAGGCTAAGGAATGCGTTGggaagaaaagtgaaaaaactgCCGACAAGGCATGTGACCAAACACCCTAGCGTACAGGGTACATGGACGACTGATGTTAGATTTTGA
- the LOC133669714 gene encoding large ribosomal subunit protein mL43 isoform X1, which produces MAWKGIWQLKKLVVSYCDWGGSSRGIRSLVLIAPLLIFLATGFSTISSYRFNYEYGRAFIESNLPAYKDSNPQLEVITELSRGQHPYLKAFYKNKNERVVCVKNLTSEDVHLHATRLRNALGRKVKKLPTRHVTKHPSVQGTWTTDVRF; this is translated from the exons ATGGCTTGGAAAGGTATATGGCAGCTGAAAAAGCTGGTTGTGAGCTACTGTGACTGGGGAGGAAGTAGTAGGGGTATCAG GTCCTTGGTGCTTATAGCACCCTTGCTGATTTTCCTGGCCACTGGCTTTTCTACAATTAGTAGTTATCGATTTAATTATGAATATGGCAGGGCCTTCATAGAGTCAAACCTGCCGGCATATAAGGATAGCAATCCACAACTAGAGGTGATCACTGAACTTTCTCGCGGTCAGCATCCATATTTGAAGGCTTTTTACA AGAACAAAAATGAGAGGGTGGTATGTGTGAAGAATTTGACATCAGAAGACGTACATCTTCATGCTACCAGGCTAAGGAATGCGTTGggaagaaaagtgaaaaaactgCCGACAAGGCATGTGACCAAACACCCTAGCGTACAGGGTACATGGACGACTGATGTTAGATTTTGA
- the LOC133669715 gene encoding protein THALLO isoform X1, producing MAKKGRSQKKDGSSRSSKRKTRGEYVDPQDMDDDIDSFHKQRDIIRLDVDGDVGELSDDEEEPIFDDEAINNDEDEDDDDSQDTGLAAKIIKQQKFLRAKFGDFDGELQDEEEDEEGAQNILWSGNRSHDYHGGDNRDIELDSSDEALKEEEDEVLKLQRERAKNLSVEDFGLKDDEDESNKELTLGEISNQGKTAKKARLSKEAIDDLGTTFELNKDLNELSRKEQMEIISSSAPELVGLLSELNSTLEELENKVNPLLKKVKVGGIVLESGLRYLEVKQLLLLSYCQTITFYLLLKSEGQPVLDHPVIARLVEIRGLLDKMKQLDENLPSELDEFLKKNPGMQTIESLDREGDGPALTSQSVTRDHELSLLSADTQEPAELCDAIELLKTESLTGSNSKEGKHKRKNDEVGVQSMEMLKVRAALEEKLKQKGAFSSFSSKPDKAQKHRRPVNGRLESHEDYDDDAVDDEKGNHRLSNEHTSLLGSKKLSKLVISKQNKPKVVSGDDDLPMRDDIGERRRKHELRVLADAGVKTEDDAGIRTEDDAGITSEDDLAIESDKNDDMDEDAESSEDDLYEQVKQKRAAKLAAKAEIYTRTSAPPSMPETVDGKRHITYQIEKNRGLTRPRNKLTKNPRKKYRTKHDKAQKRRLGQVRQIKKPSGPYGGESSGINARISRSIRL from the exons ATGGCAAAGAAAGGAAGGAGTCAAAAGAAAGACGGTAGCAGCAGAAGCAGTAAGAGAAAAACCCGTGGTGAATATGTTGACCCACAAGACATGGATGATGATATTGATTCCT TTCACAAACAGAGGGATATTATTCGGCTTGATGTAGATGGTGATGTTGGGGAATTAAGTGACGACGAGGAAGAACCTATTTTTGATGATGAG GCTATTAACAATGATGAGGATGAAGACGATGACGACTCCCAAGATACTGGATTGGCTGCGAAAA TTATAAAGCAGCAAAAGTTCTTAAGAGCAAAGTTTGGAGATTTTGATGGTGAATTgcaagatgaagaagaagatgaggaaggagcacaaaatattttatggagTGGGAACAGGAGCCATGATTATCATGGTGGTGATAATCGTGATATCGAG TTAGATTCAAGTGATGAGGCCCTAAAGGAAGAGGAGGATGAGGTATTGAAATtacagagagaaagagcaaaaaaCTTATCAGTGGAAGACTTTGGCcttaaagatgatgaagatgaaagtAACAAGGAGCTAACACTAGGG GAAATCTCAAATCAAGGAAAAACCGCAAAGAAAGCTCGTTTGAGCAAAGAGGCCATTGATGACTTGGGTACAACTTTTGAGCTAAACAAAGATTTGAATGAGCTGTCAAGGAAGGAGCAAATGGAAATTATCTCTAG TTCTGCTCCAGAATTGGTTGGTTTGCTGTCTGAGCTCAATAGCACGCTTGAAGAGCTTGAAAACAAAGTTAATCCACTTTTAAAGAAG GTTAAAGTGGGAGGAATCGTGCTGGAAAGTGGATTGCGCTATCTGGAGGTGAAGCAGCTTCTATTGCTGTCATATTGCCAAACTATTACATTCTATCTTCTTCTGAAGTCTGAAGGGCAGCCAGTTCTTGATCACCCTGTTATAGCTCGCCTTGTAGAGATCAGGGGCTTATTGGACAAG ATGAAGCAACTCGACGAGAATCTACCATCAGAACTCGATGAGTTTCTGAAGAAAAACCCAGGGATGCAGACAATTGAAAGCTTAGATAGAGAAGGTGATGGACCTGCTTTGACATCTCAGTCTGTCACAAGGGACCATGAATTGTCTCTTCTCTCAGCTGATACACAAGAACCAGCAGAG CTTTGTGATGCAATTGAGCTGCTGAAAACAGAGTCTTTAACAGGTAGCAATAGCAAAGAAGGGAAACACAAGCGTAAG AATGATGAAGTTGGTGTACAAAGTATGGAAATGTTGAAAGTAAGAGCTGCCCTGGAGGAAAAATTGAAGCAGAAGGGAGCCTTTAGTTCCTTTTCTTCAAAGCCTGATAAAGCTCAGAAGCATCGAAGACCAGTCAATGG ACGGCTTGAAAGCCATGAAGACTATGATGACGATGCCGTAGATGATGAGAAGGGCAATCATAGATTGAGTAATGAGCATACAAGCTTGTTGGGATCGAAGAAACTTTCCAAACTTGTTATTTCCAAACAGAATAAGCCAAAG GTTGTTTCTGGTGATGATGATTTGCCTATGAGAGATGATATTggagagaggaggaggaagcACGAACTTAGAGTGTTGGCAGATGCTGGAGTTAAGACTGAGGATGATGCTGGAATTAGGACCGAGGATGATGCTGGAATTACGTCTGAGGATGACCTTGCAATTGAGTCTGACAAAAATGATGATATGGATGAAGATGCTGAATCCTCAGAAGATGATTTGTACGAACAAGTGAAGCAAAAACGAGCAGCCAAACTCGCTGCCAAAGCTGAGATTTACACAAG GACCTCAGCACCCCCATCCATGCCTGAAACTGTTGATGGAAAACGTCATATCACTTATCAG ATAGAGAAGAACAGAGGGCTAACACGTCCGCGCAACAAGTTGACAAAAAATCCAAGGAAGAAATACAGG ACAAAGCATGATAAAGCACAAAAGCGGCGACTAGGGCAAGTGCGCCAGATCAAGAAACCTTCTGGTCCTTATGGTGGTGAAAGCTCTGGAATCAACGCAAGAATTAGTCGAAGCATCAGACTCTGA
- the LOC133668965 gene encoding senescence-specific cysteine protease SAG39-like: MVSICKRQCFFAFILILGLWAFEVASRELQESSMSARHEQWMATYGKVYVDAAEKERRFKIFKDNVEYIESFNTAGNKPYKLSVNKFADQTNEEFKGARNGYRRPFQTRPMKATSFKYENVTAVPATMDWRKKGAVTPIKDQGQCGSCWAFSTVAATEGINQLTTGKLVSLSEQELVDCDTQGEDQGCEGGLMEDGFEFIIKNHGITTEANYPYQAADGTCNSKKQASHIAKITGYESVPANSEAELLKAVANQPISVSIDAGGSDFQFYSSGVFTGECGTELDHGVTAVGYGETSDGTKYWLVKNSWGTSWGEEGYIRMQRDIDAEEGLCGIAMDSSYPTA, translated from the exons ATGGTTTCGATATGCAAAAGGCAATGTTTCTTTGCATTCATTCTCATTTTGGGACTGTGGGCTTTTGAAGTAGCTTCTCGGGAGCTCCAAGAATCGTCCATGTCTGCCAGGCATGAGCAATGGATGGCCACATATGGAAAGGTCTATGTAGATGCTGCAGAGAAAGAAAGACGGTTCAAGATATTCAAAGACAACGTTGAATACATAGAATCATTCAATACTGCTGGAAACAAACCATATAAGCTAAGTGTTAATAAATTTGCAGACCAAACCAATGAAGAGTTCAAGGGTGCTCGTAATGGTTATCGGAGGCCATTTCAGACAAGACCAATGAAAGCTACATCATTTAAGTATGAAAATGTTACTGCTGTTCCTGCTACCATGGACTGGAGAAAGAAAGGTGCTGTTACTCCTATCAAGGATCAAGGCCAGTGTG GCAGTTGCTGGGCCTTTTCTACTGTGGCAGCTACTGAGGGGATCAATCAACTAACCACAGGTAAATTGGTCTCCCTATCCGAGCAAGAGCTTGTAGATTGTGACACCCAAGGTGAGGATCAGGGCTGTGAGGGTGGTCTCATGGAAGATGGTTTTGAATTCATAATCAAGAACCATGGCATCACAACTGAAGCTAATTACCCCTACCAGGCAGCTGATGGGACTTGCAACTCAAAAAAGCAGGCATCTCATATAGCCAAAATAACTGGCTATGAAAGTGTTCCTGCTAACAGTGAGGCAGAATTGTTAAAGGCTGTGGCCAATCAGCCAATTTCTGTTTCCATTGACGCAGGAGGGTCTGACTTTCAATTCTATTCAAGTGGTGTTTTCACAGGAGAGTGTGGAACAGAGTTGGACCACGGTGTTACAGCAGTTGGTTATGGCGAAACCAGTGATGGTACCAAATATTGGCTTGTCAAGAATTCATGGGGCACTAGCTGGGGTGAGGAAGGATACATAAGGATGCAGAGAGACATAGATGCCGAAGAAGGTCTCTGTGGCATAGCAATGGACTCTTCTTATCCAACTGCCTAA